In Camelina sativa cultivar DH55 chromosome 16, Cs, whole genome shotgun sequence, a single window of DNA contains:
- the LOC104753664 gene encoding uncharacterized protein LOC104753664: MWYDERINKQKNARKPVFTLCCGEGHVKLPFLQKTPELLVALLTNNDELSRHFRENIRAYNMIFSFTSLGGKVEKCCAPGRGPNMFQLQGENYHLMGSMRPEDGELPKFQQLYIVDTENEVDNRATIMNKGKDTAKYKKKQKLRRELIEKIMKMLDDVNPYVNKFRSGRDRFNTNPHETFHMRIVSSRYKDGRTYNIPTASEVAALIPRDFNLEMDHRDIVVQAKSGELQRISELHISYLALQYPLLFPHGEDGYRLGIEKGHLKVGRVKSKKERKHISMRQFFAFRIQERKNESRTFLHSRRLFQQFLVDSYTAIESNRLGYIKYNQASLRAENYNTVKKGVESGNVDMNEQGRQFFLPKSFTGGPRYMRENYLDAMAISKHFGFPDLFITFTCNPKWPELTRFFQERKLNPDDRPDILCRVFKMKLDSLMHDLTKRHILRKTVSAMYTIDFQKRGLPHAHILLFMDQKHKFAKTEDIDKIIFAEIPDKNEEAELYELVKDMMIHGPCGAVNPKSPCMENRKCTKFFPKKYAEETTVDKESFPVYRRRETTDYVEKNGFKCDKSYVIPYNKKLLLRYRAHVNVEWCNQAGSVKYLFKYITKGQDRVTVVVLPNMPEEDEDEYQTGEVLGKENKKPENEIKDYFNCRYVSACEATWRIFKFNIHYRSTPVVKLSFHLEGEHLIYFKGDDEAEAIMHQDTVDNSMFLAWMDLNKVSSIARTLTYPEIPNKFTYDSKEKQFNLSQRDDDQEYIDDLVRTGYWGSGSLVRQVFVVMLSSAILLRPELVWAKTWELQCEDIQFIRRKAIDRPELVLSDDEKKKFALQDIDIRLKRNGSSLANFKSMPQPPRRIISDSNVLIVDEKNYNREDQGKKHAGWIEQMTPEQKKVYSEIMDVVISKSGGVFFVYGLGGTGKTFLWKTLSVALRKDGEIVLNVASSGITSLLLAGGRTAHSRFGTPLVLDELSTCRMKPSSDLGKLVKEASLIIWDEAPMMSKYCFESLDRSLKDVVENGHSKPFGGKVVVFGGDFRQVLPFINGGSRTEIVMATLNSSYIWDHCKVLKLTKNMRLAKDISVEKAKKIREFSEWILDFLKEKNDPKFFQARAILAPTNEDVYQINEYMLDQMEGDERIYLSADSLDPSDKESKNNPVFTPDFLNSIKLSGLPNHRLRLKIGCPVMLLRNIDPTGGLMNGTRLQITQMAEFVIEARVITGDRVGDKVVIPRLLITPSDTRF, encoded by the exons ATGTGGTACGATGAGcgaattaacaaacaaaagaatgcAAGGAAGCCTGTTTTCACTTTGTGTTGTGGCGAAGGACATGTCAAACTTCCATTTCTACAGAAAACACCAGAGTTGTTGGTCGCTTTACTCACTAACAATGATGAGCTAAGCAGACATTTTAGAGAAAATATCAGAGCTTATAACATGATTTTTTCATTTACTTCACTTGGTGGGAAAGTCGAGAAGTGTTGTGCACCAGGACGTGGACCTAATATGTTTCAACTACAAGGGGAGAACTATCACTTGATGGGTAGTATGCGGCCTGAGGATGGTGAACTCCCAAAGTTTCAACAATTGTACATTGTTGATACTGAAAATGAAGTTGATAATAGAGCAACAATTATGAA CAAAGGAAAAGACACTGCAAAgtacaagaaaaaacagaaactcAGAAGGGAACTAATCGAAAAGATTATGAAAATGTTGGATGATGTGAATCCATACGTCAACAAATTCAGATCAGGAAGAGACAGGTTCAATACAAATCCGCATGAAACTTTCCATATGAGGATAGTTAGTAGTCGTTATAAGGATGGGAGGACGTACAACATACCAACAGCATCTGAAGTAGCTGCGTTGATTCCTAGAGATTTCAATTTGGAAATGGATCATCGTGATATTGTTGTTCAAGCAAAATCTGGTGAACTACAAAGGATAAGTGAATTGCATATCTCTTATCTAGCATTACAATATCCCTTATTATTTCCTCATGGAGAGGATGGCTACAGGCTTGGAATTGAAAAAGGGCATTTAAAAGTGGGAAGGGTtaagagtaaaaaagaaagaaaacatattagCATGAGGCAGTTCTTTGCATTTCGAATTCAGGAGAGGAAAAATGAGTCAAGGACCTTTCTGCATTCTAGACGCTTATTCCAACAGTTCTTGGTTGATTCTTATACTGCCATCGAGAGCAACCGGCTTGGTTACATCAAATACAATCAAGCGAGTTTAAGGGCAGAGAATTATAACACAGTAAAGAAGGGCGTAGAATCTGGAAATGTAGATATGAATGAGCAAGGGAGGCAGTTTTTTTTACCAAAGTCATTCACTGGTGGTCCTAGATATATGCGAGAAAACTATTTAGATGCAATGGCTATATCTAAACACTTTGGATTTCCTGACCTTTTTATAACTTTCACATGTAATCCAAAGTGGCCAGAGCTAACTAGATTTTTTCAGGAGCGCAAATTGAATCCCGATGATAGACCAGACATCCTTTGTAGGGTTTTTAAGATGAAGCTCGATTCCCTTATGCATGATTTAACCAAACGACATATATTACGGAAGACGGTATCTG CTATGTATACCATTGATTTCCAGAAAAGAGGTTTGCCACATGCGCATATACTGCTATTCATGGACCAAAAGCACAAATTTGCTAAGACAGAAGATATAGATAAAATCATATTTGCAGAAATTCCAGACAAGAATGAAGAAGCAGAGCTTTATGAGTTAGTGAAGGACATGATGATCCATGGACCCTGTGGTGCTGTTAATCCGAAATCACCATGTATGGAGAATAGGAAATGTACTAAATTCTTTCCTAAGAAGTATGCTGAGGAGACTACTGTCGATAAAGAAAGCTTTCCAGTGTACAGAAGAAGGGAGACAACTGattatgtagaaaaaaatgGATTCAAATGTGATAAGAGTTATGTTATCCCATACAATAAGAAGTTGTTGTTACGCTATAGAGCACACGTAAATGTCGAGTGGTGCAACCAAGCTGGATCAGTGAAGTATTTGTTTAAATACATTACAAAAGGTCAGGACCGTGTAACTGTTGTTGTATTGCCAAATATGccagaggaagatgaagatgaatacCAAACTGGAGAGGTTCTAGGGAAAGAGAATAAGAAACCAGAGAATGAAATTAAAGATTATTTTAATTGCAG GTATGTGTCCGCATGTGAAGCAACATGGaggatttttaaatttaatattcattACCGGTCAACACCAGTTGTTAAACTAAGTTTCCATCTAGAGGGTGAACATCTGATTTATTTCAAGGGTGATGATGAGGCTGAAGCAATTATGCATCAAGATACCGTCGATAATTCCATGTTTCTAGCATGGATGGATCTTAACAAGGTTAGCTCTATTGCTAGGACGCTTACTTATCCAGAAATACCTAACAAGTTCACATATGATTCTAAAGAGAAACAGTTTAATCTAAGCCAAAGAG ATGATGACCAAGAATACATAGACGATTTAGTTAGAACAGGCTATTGGGGTAGTGGAAGCTTGGTTAGGCAAGTTTTTGTTGTCATGCTTTCTTCGGCTATATTACTTAGGCCTGAATTAGTTTGGGCAAAGACATGGGAGTTGCAGTGTGAAGACATTCAATTCATTAGAAGGAAAGCAATAGACAGACCAG AGTTAGTTTTATCTgatgatgagaaaaagaaatttgCGCTACAAGATATAGACATCAGACTTAAAAGAAATGGTAGTTCTCTTGCTAACTTTAAGTCAATGCCACAGCCACCTAGACGGATTATTAGTGACTCTAACGTGTTGATAGTTGACGAGAAAAACTATAACCGTGAGGATCAGGGAAAGAAACATGCGGGCTGGATAGAGCAGATGACTCCAGAACAGAAAAAAGTTTATTCAGAGATAATGGATGTTGTAATATCTAAGAGTGGTGGAGTCTTCTTTGTATACGGGTTAGGTGGTACTGGTAAAACATTTTTATGGAAAACACTATCTGTTGCATTAAGGAAAGACGGTGAGATTGTCTTAAATGTTGCATCCAGTGGTATAACATCACTTTTATTAGCAGGAGGTAGGACTGCTCATTCTAGATTTGGGACTCCATTAGTTTTGGATGAGCTTTCAACATGTAGAATGAAACCAAGTTCAGATTTAGGGAAATTGGTCAAAGAAGCTTCTCTAATAATCTGGGACGAAGCACCTATGATGAGTAAGTACTGTTTTGAGTCATTGGATAGAAGCTTGAAGGATGTAGTTGAAAATGGTCATAGCAAACCCTTTGGAGGAAAAGTTGTAGTTTTTGGAGGAGATTTCAGACAAGTTCTTCCATTCATAAATGGTGGTTCTAGGACAGAAATAGTTATGGCTACATTAAATTCATCATATATTTGGGATCATTGCAAAGTTCTAAAACTTACAAAGAATATGCGTCTGGCAAAGGATATAAGTGTTGAAAAGGCGAAGAAAATTAGAGAATTTTCAGAATGGATATTGGAT tttttaaaagaaaagaatgatcCAAAGTTTTTCCAAGCTAGAGCTATACTAGCTCCAACAAATGAGGATGTCTATCAGATAAATGAGTATATGCTCGATCAAATGGAAG GTGATGAGAGAATATATCTTAGTGCAGATAGTTTGGATCCTTCTGACAAAGAGTCCAAGAATAACCCCGTGTTCACTCCAGATTTCCTCAACAGTATCAAACTTTCAGGTTTGCCTAACCATAGGTTACGATTGAAGATTGGCTGTCCAGTAATGTTGCTAAGGAACATAGATCCTACCGGAGGTCTAATGAATGGAACAAGACTACAAATAACTCAAATGGCTGAATTTGTGATCGAGGCTAGAGTTATAACTGGGGATCGTGTAGGGGATAAAGTAGTCATTCCTAGGTTGTTGATAACACCATCAGATACCAGATTTTGA
- the LOC104750542 gene encoding 60S ribosomal protein L17-2, translating to MVKYSQEPDNQTKSCKARGSDLRVHFKNTRETAHAIRKLPLIKAKRYLEDVIAHKQAIPFTRFCRGVGRTAQAKNRHSNGQGRWPAKSAQFVLDLLKNAESNAEVKGLDVDALFISHIQVNQAAKQRRRTYRAHGRINPYMSNPCHIELILSEKEEPVKKEPETQLAAKSKKSAA from the exons ATG GTGAAGTACTCTCAAGAACCCGACAACCAGACCAAGT CTTGCAAGGCTAGAGGATCCGATCTTAGGGTTCACTTCAAG AACACGAGGGAAACAGCGCACGCCATCAGGAAGCTACCATTGATCAAGGCCAAGAGGTACCTTGAGGATGTGATAGCTCACAAGCAAGCAATTCCTTTCACACGTTTCTGCAGAGGTGTTGGGAGAACTGCTCAAGCTAAGAACAGGCATTCTAATGGTCAAGGACGTTGGCCCGCCAAGTCTGCTCAGTTTGTTCTTGATTTGCTCAAGAACGCTGAGAGCAATGCTGAG GTGAAAGGTTTGGATGTTGATGCCCTCTTCATCTCACACATCCAAGTGAACCAGGCCGCAAAGCAAAGGAGAAGGACTTACCGTGCTCATGGAAGAATCAACC CTTACATGTCCAACCCATGCCACATTGAGTTGATTTTGTCAGAGAAGGAAGAGCCTGTCAAGAAAGAG CCGGAGACTCAGTTGGCAGCCAAGTCCAAGAAGTCAGCAGCTTAA
- the LOC104750543 gene encoding uncharacterized protein LOC104750543, with protein MQTSSISLLRHSSPFLRRAAFFPDRYGVQVGIGIRRSFCPLSARRDNPDVSRKPQPSKNLLRAKHIGTKNYSSSLSPVLSPEHKPSLLESQAIGTVATAQANFMRVIVQDVAGSVKSGDDDDDSSKTGVELLCVVRAVLKKIRRRVLVGDKVLVGSIDWVDRRGMIENVFHRRSEILDPPVANVDHLLVLFSLDQPKLEPFTLTRFLVEAESTRIPLTLALNKTELISQEELESWKIRLRGWNYEPLFCSVGTKEGLDEIAFILRNQTSVIVGPSGVGKSSLINILRSNHGGGEVEDENWFEPMLGNKWFDDQRVGEVSSRSGRGKHTTRNVSLLPVSEGGYLADTPGFNQPSLLKVTKQSLAHCFPEIRNKIEGGKCGFRDCLHIGEPGCVVKGDWERYPYYLQLLDEIRIREEFQLRTFGTKREDDVRYKVGDMGVKHAEPRLVPKKHRRESRKKTKQTMISELDEFEDEDDDLDLENDPIVRAIENENTRQ; from the exons ATGCAGACATCGTCGATTTCACTCCTCCGTCACTCTTCTCCGTTCCTCCGTCGCGCGGCGTTTTTTCCCGACAGATATGGAGTTCAAGTCGGAATCGGAATCCGCCGCAGCTTCTGTCCTCTTTCAGCGAGACGAGATAATCCTGATGTCTCGAGAAAACCCCAACCGAGCAAGAATTTGCTCAGAGCGAAACATATCGGTACTAAAAACTACTCCTCCTCTCTATCGCCGGTTCTCTCGCCGGAGCACAAACCTTCGCTCTTGGAGTCTCAAGCTATCGGTACCGTTGCAACAGCTCAAGCGAACTTTATGCGCGTCATTGTTCAAGATGTAGCTGGTTCTGTGAAGAgcggtgatgatgatgatgattcgtcTAAGACTGGTGTTGAGTTGCTTTGTGTTGTGAGAGCGGTGTTGAAGAAGATACGGAGGAGAGTTTTGGTTGGGGATAAGGTTCTTGTTGGATCTATTGATTGGGTTGATCGAAGAGGAATGATTGAGAATGTGTTTCATCGCCGCTCTGAGATTTTGGATCCACCGGTTGCGAACGTTGATCATTTACTTGTGCTTTTCTCTCTGGATCAGCCGAAGCTGGAGCCGTTTACACTCACTAGGTTCTTGGTGGAAGCTGAATCTACTCGTATTCCACTCACACTTGCTTTGAACAAAACTGAACTCATCAGTCAAGAG GAATTGGAATCTTGGAAGATAAGATTGCGTGGTTGGAACTATGAGCCATTGTTTTGTAGTGTGGGAACTAAAGAGGGACTTGATGAGATTGCGTTTATCCTGAGGAATCAGACTTCTGTGATTGTTGGACCGAGTGGTGTTGGGAAGTCAAGCTTAATCAACATATTGAGAAGTAACCATGGTGGTGGTGAGGTGGAAGATGAGAATTGGTTTGAGCCT ATGTTAGGTAATAAATGGTTTGATGATCAACGAGTAGGGGAAGTTTCTTCTAGAAGTGGTAGGGGTAAACATACAACACGGAACGTGTCGCTACTGCCGGTTTCTGAAGGTGGTTATCTCGCTGATACTCCTGGCTTTAACCAACCTAGTTTGCTGAAAGTAACAAAGCAGTCACTTGCACACTGTTTCCCTGAG ATACGGAACAAGATTGAGGGTGGAAAATGTGGATTTAGAGATTGCTTGCATATTGGGGAACCAGGATGTGTTGTGAAAGGTGATTGGGAAAGGTATCCTTACTACTTGCAACTGCTTGATGAGATCAGAATCAGGGAGGAGTTTCAGCTTAGGACTTTTGGAACCAAAAGGGAAGATGATGTTAG GTACAAGGTGGGAGACATGGGTGTGAAACATGCTGAACCACGGCTAGTCCCGAAGAAGCATAGGAGAGAGtcaaggaagaaaacaaaacagacaaTGATCAGTGAGCTGGATGAGttcgaagatgaagatgatgacttgGACTTAGAGAACGACCCAATCGTCCGAGCCATTGAGAATGAGAATACACGACAATGA